From the Gammaproteobacteria bacterium genome, the window ACCTGTTTGATTGCCGCCCGCGAAATACGGGCGCCATTGTGCGAAATGGCTGGTATTTCGCGGGCTCGCATTGACTTGCGCCAATGGCGGCACATCCCTGTGCCGCGCTATTAACCCGACAATCCTAATTGCCGGGTTAATAGTGATTAGTGGCACCGTCCGGCGGCGCCTGCCAACTTTGCACCAGGCCGAAGGTGAATGTCACGTAAGGCCCGGCCAACCTGGCGTCGGAATAATACCAATGCTCCACCGCGCCCTTGCTTTGGGCCACGGGCTCACCCAGCAGGCGCCGCACTTTCTTGGGACTCATGCCAATGGTGAGCCGTTCCCACGGCCCCGGCGCCCGGGACGTCGCCGGCGGCGGGACAGCGGCAGCACCCCCTTTTTCTTCCAGACGCTGCAAGCGCGCCTCCAGGGCCTGGACCCGCGCGCTCAGAACCTGGACCTGCTGCGCCAGGCTGGGGGCGTCCTCACCGGCAGCGAGGCCGCACAGCGGCGCCGCCAGCAGCCAAAGACCCGTTAATGCCCCAGTGATGCTTTTGTTCATGACACCCTCCCCCCGCTGGCGAAAAATGGCGGCCATCTTAGCACGCTCCGACGGCGCGGCTCAGTAAGTACCCTGCAAGCGGATGAACCAGCCCTGCACCGAATACTCGTTGTCCGAAAATTCATTGTCGGAAAAATCGGTGAAGTTATAACCACCGCCCAGGCGCAGATGGTCCATGGCTTTCCAGGCCACTTCAGTGAGCCAGCCCTGGCGCTGATCCTTCGCTTCCTGTTGCCGCAACAGGCGGTACTCCAGGCCCAGATCGATCCGGGGCCGGATCTCAACATTGAGCCGGTTGAGGGACAACCAGGTGGTGGTGGTGATGGCAGGATAGGCGGCCGACGCTTCTTCCCGGATCCGCCCCGCCAGCTTGTCCACCCATTCCAGGCGCGGCGTGAGCTGCCAGGACCATTCCAGGGAGGCCACGTCCATGCGCACGGTCTGGGCCTCCACACCTTCCAGGTTCTGCGGCCGCTGGTCCGACAAGCGGGTGTAGCGGGCCAGGGCGTTGAAGCGGTCGTGGGCCACGGGGCGGTAGGCCAGGCCGATGCTGTGCTCGTTGAATTCCGCCGCCGTGGCGCCGCTTCGCAGGTCACGGGTGAGGCTGTAGCGCAGCTTCACCAGCACCGTGTAGTCGGGGTTGAGTTTGATCTCCAGGTGGTTGCTGGTGAGAAACTGCTTGTGCGACTGCGCCCCCCATTCCCGCCGCAGTTCGTTGTGGCTGCGTGCCTTGAGGCCCCGGGGCGCGGCATAGCTCAGCCGGCCGGCGAGGCTGTAGTGCTTGCTGTCCCCGGCCGGGCCGCCGCGGCTGCCCAGCTCGGCGCCGAGCTGGAAGCGCAGCCCTTCCGCCAACCGCCAGCTTTGGTCCGCCCCCAGCAACGAGGTGGAACGGTCGCCGTCGGCGGCCTGCTCCCACTGGTATTCGCTGTAGACCTTGCCGCGCCGGTTGATGGGGGTGGCGCCACCGGCGATGGTGGTGAGGCTGTCGCGTCCCTGGCGGTCCTGCAGCAGGCGTTCGGTCAGATAGAACCGGCTGCCGTCGGCGTCGAAGGCCACACCCAGTTCCCCCCCCGCGCCGCGGCTGCCCCGGGTGGCCTTGGCGCCCAGCCGCCAGCGCTCGGACAGGCGGTAGCGGGCGCCCACGGTGCTTTGGTCGTTGTCCGGGCCGTTGAGGGTGGCCTGGTGTTCCAATGAGGCGCTGAGGCGCTCGCTGAACTGGCGCTCCAGCCCGGCGGCGGCGGTGGTGCGCCCGGGACCGCTGGTGCTGCTGCGGGACTGGACTTCGCCCGTGGCACGCCAGCGCCCGCCCCGGTGTTCCCATTGCACGGTGGAGCTGGTTTCACTGCCGCTCTCGGTGGCGGCCAGGCGCTCGCTGCGGTCATGGCGGGCGCGCAGGGTGTCCGTCCCGGTCATTTTCAGGCGGGCGTGCACGCCGCTTTTTTCCGTGGCCGCCTCAGGGCTGCTGCCGCTGGCGCTGAAACCCTCCTCCAGCCGCTTGATGTAGCCACCCAGGCGCAGCCGGCCGGGCTGACCGAACCAGCGCCCGGCATCCGCCTCCAGGCCCAGCTTCCAGGCCCGGCCGCTGTCTTCCGCCGCTGCCGGCCGCTGGGTGAAACTGAGGCCGCCGTCCTCGCTGACAAACACCTCGCCCGCGGTGCCCCGGCTTTGGGCCACTTCCGCTGTAACGCGGGTGCCCGGGCCCAGACGCAGCTCGCCGTCCACCCCCTGCAGCTGGTATTCCCCTGCCGCCAGTTCGTCCTGCACCGCGGTGGCACCCAGGGTGACGTGCTCCCCCAGGGCCTTGCGGGCCCGGGCGCCGTAGGCGCTTTTCTCGAAAAAGTCCACCCGGGTCTCGTAGTCCACCTCGATGTATACCGGATTGCCCCCCAGCAGGTCCTCGTCCACCAGCTGATCATCGGTCTCCACGCTGGCCACCGGCCCGCTGAACAACAGCCGCCCCTCGGCGTATTTGATCTCATAATCCTCGTTGCGCCGGAGGCTGCGGCGGGAGCGGGGCAGGCCGGTGTTTTTGTCCCGCACCACGATGCTGATTTGTTCACTGCCTTCGATCACATCCCGGTGGCTGAGGTAGTAGAGGGAACCGCCGGTGGCGCGCAATTCGTCCCGCACCGGCGCCTGGCGCGCCTCGGCGCCGAACACCAGCACTTCCGTGTCGGCCCTGCCGTCGGCGGCACGGGCCAGGCTGCGGTAGTGCAGGCGGGCGCCATACACCGTGCGGCGGTAGGCAGCCAGCTCGGTGTCTGCCAGGGACAGGGCGAAATTGCCCACCAGGGCGTTGATCTCCTCGCTTTCCACAGCGAGGTAAAACTTGCCCTGGGATTCGGTATCGTAGACCAGGGTGGAGGCATCGCCATAGACAGGATAGAGCTTGTCCGGATCCAAGTTGGTGAGCAGCCGGTCTTGCCCGGTGCTGTCCAGATCCTGGAACAACCGGCCCGGTTCACCGCTGCCGGTGTCCAGAGCCGAGGTGATGAGATATTTGCCGGCGATCACCCCCTTGAGGTAGTAGGCCAGCCGCCCCTCAGCGTAAAACTCCGAGGCGCGCTCCATGCCGGCGCCGGCCAGGTAGCCCTTGCCCTTGAGCTGGCCGAACTTGCCATCGGCGAAGGCCAGCAGAAACAACTGGGTGTCCTTCACCTCCACCTCGCGTTCGATGCGGGAGCGGTAGCCGTCACCGTCCACGGCCTCGATCATGAGGTGATTCCTGCCTTTTTGCAGGGACACGGTATGGGTGAAACGGCCGTCGCCCTGCACCGCCACCGGCTGGCCGTTGATGTCCACTTTGCCGCCGGGATCGGTGGCCCCGCTCAACACCAGCAGCGGCGTGGTCAACGGCACGCCTTCCGGTGGCAGTTTCACCTCCAGCAGGGGACGCGGGGTGGTCATGAGCAGCAGCCCGCCCTCATCGTCCCGCTCCCGCACCACCACCCGCAGATCAATAAAGCGGGTATAGCCGTGGGCGCCGCGCACCATCAGGGTGAAGAGATTGCCCCCCCGGCGCAGCTTCAGATCCAGACTGAAACGGCCGTCGTCCGCCACCGCCACGGGCACATCGTCCAGATACACCCCGTTGCCGGGATCGGTGCGGCCGTGCAGACGGTAGCCCATGACCACCTGATCGGGGGCCGCCGCGGCCAGGGCGGCGCTGTTCAGGGCGAAATAGCCGAATTCATTGTCCCTGGCCCCCAGGGGCAGATGCACCGGGCGCAGGTCCAGTTCCAGGGCCGGTACCGGCAGCGTGGTCTCCACCCCCCGGCCCTGCACCCCGGTCATGGCCAGATGCAGACGCTTCTTCCCCGGCGGCAACTCGGCGTTGAACAGCCCGGAGCGCTCCACCGCCACCGCCGCGCCGTCCAGTTGCACCGCCGGCCCGGTGCGGTAATGGTCCAATAGCTGGGCCCGGTCCACCTTGCCCACCGAGCCCCTGATCTCCACCCGCCGGTTCAGCGCCCGGCCCTCCTCGGTGCTGTTGCTGGCCACCGGCCGGTCGGGGCCGAACCAGCGTACGATGACCCGAGCCCTGGGCACCCCCAGCACCTCAGTAAGATAAGCGGCCGCCATCCGGGCCCGCTGCTCGGAGATGCGCAGATTGGCCTGCCGGCCGCCCAGCCGGTCGGCATGGCCTTCCACCACCACCTGTTCCCGGGGATAGCGCTGCATGAGTTCCGCCGTCTGGCGCAAGGCGGCCTTGGCGCCTTCGCTGAGCCGGGCGGAGCCGAAGTCGAAGGCATCGCCGGTGAGATTCAAGGCAATGGCCGAGCTGCGGTTCACCCCCAACAGCCGCCGGGCGCTGTAGACGCGGCTGCCGTCGGCCAGCTCCAGCACCAGCTGGTACTGGTACACCCAGCCGCCGATCACCAGGCCGCCGCGGCGGTCGCGGCCGTCCCACTGGATCACCGGCGGCGGCACGCCTTCTCCTGCCAGCGCCCGGATCAGCACCTCATCGGGAGAGTAGATATTGAGCCGCCAGCGCGCCACTTCCACCCCGCTGCCGTGCCAGCGGGTGGCGAAGCGCACCGGCGCTTTGAGCCCGTCGCTGTCGATGTGGACCACCGGATCCAGGGATTCGCTCTGCATCCGGATGGCTCCGGCGGGCAGGTCCACAGCGAAGCCGTTGACCAGCAGGGTGTAGGTCTCGGTGCTGCCGAACACACTCACCGGCTTCTCCGTGCCGGCCGCCTCGGCGGCCAGGCCGTAGCGGGCCGGACGGCCCCCGGCCCGCAGCTCATCGTGCTCGTATATCACCCCGAAATTGGCCTTGGCCAGCAGCCCCGGCGTGACCGACACCACCACCGTCTCGCCGCTGGTGATTTCCGCTCCGGGCGCCAGGGCCCGGGCATTGATCTTGAGCAGCCGCTGGCCCGGCCTGACCGCCGGGAAGTGATAGCGGCCGTGCTCGTCGGTGAGGACGTAGGTGCCTTCGTCCAGCACCACCATGGCGCCGGCCACGCCGGGCTCGCCGGGGTCCTGCCGGCGGTTGCGGTTGCGGTCCAGGTAGACCTTGCCGAGAATAGTGCCCAGATCGAACAGGGGATCCAGCGCCACCGTCACCTTGGCGTCGGCGCTGTTGGAAATTTCGCAGCCTTCGCACACGTCCACCGCCACCGCCTGGTTGAGGTAGTCCCGGGGCGTGGCGCCCGCGCCCACCACCAGCTGGTACGTGAGGCTGACGTAACCGGCCTCACCGGGATCGGCCTCGCCGTTGCCGTTGGTGTCCACCAGAGCGGGGACGGTACCGATGGCGAAGCTGCGCCGCTGCACCCCCTCGGGGTCGGCCAGGGGCGCGCCGTTCAGCCGGGCCGAGCCGGCCAGGTATTTGAAGTTGGGAGGCAACCGGTCCAGCAACCGCACCTGCACCACGTCTTCTCCGGTGGTGTTTTTGATGTCCACCCGGTAGGTCACCACCTCGCCCACTGTCACCTCGTTCTTGTTGGCGGTTTTGCTAATCTTGAGCACCTGCCCCTGGGTGAAGTACACCGTGGCCCGGGCGGTAAGCACGATGCCGTCGGTGACGTCCTCGGCGCTGACGCTCACCACGCCCGGGGTGGTGGAGCGGATGGCGCCGGCGGCCTCGCCATTGCTGTCAGTGGCCGCGGCGGGCTGGGTAAGGGTGTCCAGGGTGCCCCGGTCGGAGCTGAAGCGCACGGTCTTGCCCGCCACCCGGCCGCCCTGGGTATCGATGAGGGTGGCGCCCAAAGTGGCGGCGGCCTTCCCGTCGACCACCACGATGTCCGGTTCGGCCACCACCAAAGAGGCGTCCGGGTCCACCGCATAGACCACTGCCACGGTGAGGCTGTTGGCATCCAGCGTATCGCCATCGGCATCCCCGGCGCTGGCGGCCTGGGCGGCCACTGGCGTGGCGGCATCGTCCACGGTCACAGCGAAATCACCGCTGCCGGCGGTGGCGGGGGTGGCGGCGGTGAAGGCCAGGTGCACATTGGCGGAGGCGGTGTGGCGGCTGCCCAGCACCAGGTTCAGCTCCGCACCGCTGGCGGTGGCGCAGTATTCACCGGCGCCGGGACTGGGGCAGTTGGCCGCCAGCGGCGTGCCGGCGGCGCGGAGGGCCGTGGCCGCCAGAGCGCCGTAGCCCGCCGGGGCGGTGAGAGTAATGCGGTCGAAGCCGCTGTCGGCGGGGCCGATCTGGGGCAAGAGATCCATGGCGAAGGGCTGGGCGCCTTGCCCCGCCACCACTTCTGTAGGGTCGATCTCGGCGCTGAGCGCCGTGACGGCATTGGGGTTGTCGTTGTCCTGGATGGTGTAGACATGCTGGCCGGTGGCCCCCAGCACAGCATTGCCGGGATTGCTCAACACCAGCACCACGGTCTCGTCGCCCTCCAGGGCCGCATCGTCCACCACGGCAAGAGCGATGCTGGCGCTGGTCTCGCCGGGGGCGAAGCTCAGGGTGCCCGCCGCCAGGGTGTAATCCTCCCCGCCGCCGGTAGCGGTGCCGGCAGCGTCCAGGGCGTAGTCCACGGTGACGCTCTGGCTGCTGGCCGGCGTCAGGGTGACAGCGATCTGGGCCGGGGTCAGGCCCTCGTCCCCGGCACTGCTGGCGGCGGCGAAAGCCACGCTGGGCAGTACGGCGACAGTGAGCCCGTCGGCGCTGCCCGCCGCCACCGCCTGGGCCGGGTAGCTGGTGGCGCTGTCGGCCACCGTGCCGCTGAAGGCGGCACTGGCCAGGGTGGCGGGGGGGATGGCGGTAAAAGCCAGTTGCAAGGCGGTGGCGTCTGTCGTCACTTTGCTGCCCAGGGCCACCGTCAGGGTCTGACCGGCCACCGTGGCGCAGTACTCGCCGGCACCCGGGCTGGGGCAGTTGGCCGCCAGGGCCGCACCCCCCACTTGCACCCCGGTCACACTGAGGGCGCTGTAGCCCGCCGGAGCAGTGAGGGTGAGGCGGTCGATGCCGCTGTCACCGGCGCCCAGGGTGGGCAGCACGTCGTAGGTGAAGGCAGTGCTGGCAGCAGCGGCCACGGCGAGGGGGGCGATTGCCGCGCTGGCGGCGCTCACCGCGGGAGGGATGGCGGTGACGGTCAGGGCACCGGAGGCCTGCAAGGTCAGCGCGCCGCCGCCGGGATCGGTGGCCTCATTGCTGGCCGAGCCGGCGGCGAGCGCCAGCGCGGACCAGGCTGTCACCAGCAGCGCCAGCCCGGCCGAGTTAAGCGTTGTCCCGCGCGCGCGTCTTGCCAATCTTCCGTCCGGCCCAACACCCCGGTACGGACCACCCTGCTCCCGGCGCCCGGCGCCGCGATGGCCACCCCGCCCTGCCGGCCCGCTGCCGGGCCACGGCGGGGAGGTTTATTTTTTGTCTGCTTCGAACAGCAGCGCGTAGCTGCTGTGGGGCGGCAGGCTCACGGTCTGGTTGGCCTGGCCACTGACGGCGCCCACGGTGATGGTGGCGCCCACTTTGGAGGCGAAATCGTCCGGCCCGCCCAGGGCGTCGCTCTGGGCGCTGCCGCCGTCGGCCGCGGCGAACAAGGCCGCAGCGGTGGCGCTATCGGCCTGGCTGCCGTCCACCCGCATCGAGCCGGTGATGTAGCTGAAACCGGTGGCGGATTCATCCAGCACGTCCTGGAAGCGAACGTCGGACAAGGTCAGATCACTGGTGTTTTTCACGAAAATGAGAAATTTGAGCCGGGTTCCGGCATTGACGCTGACCGCACTGACCCCGCCACCACATGCAGCATCGGCCGGGCTGCCGGCCAGGCAGGTGCCGGCGGTGTCGTAAACCTGCTTGGTCAGGCCCAGCACGGCGCCGCTCACCGTGACCGCGCCGGAAGCGGCCAGCTCGGTGGCACCGCCGGCGAGATTGTCGCTGCTCAGCGTGGCGGCCCAAACCGGCCCGGCAGCGCCCGGCCAGCCGCCGGACAAGGCCAGACACAGCAGTCCGGGTGTTCTGATTTTGCTGATGTTTCCTACTGTTTTCACTGCTCTTCCGGGCCGGGGCTGGGCTATGTCGCCGGGCAAAATCGGGCCTTGTTCGTTCTTTTTTTGTTATCGGCCCGAAATCTCTCAGATTTACCGGCCGTGAGGGGCTGGCTTTCGCCCTTCGGGCACGGCGAGGGGAACATACAGGTAAGGGGGAAGACGATGGAAAAATGGCAGCCCCGGGCTGCGCTCAGGCGCACACCCGGTCGCGGCCGCCGTGCTTGGCCTGATACAAGACTTCGTCGGCCCGCTTGAGGATTTCCCGGGCGTCGCGCCCGTCCTCGGGATAGCTGGCCACGCCCATGCTCACGGTGACGCGGCCCGAGGGTTGGCTTTCGCGGCCGGCGAAGGGGTGTTCGGCGATTTCTCTGCGGATGCGCTCCGCCAGTTCCCGGGCGCCGGCCTTGTCGGTTTCCGGCAGCAGGATGACAAACTCCTCCCCGCCGTAGCGGGCGGCGAGATCGGATTTGCGCAGCCACCGCTGCAACATCTCGCTCACCCCCCGCAGCAGCTCATCCCCGGTGGGATGGCCGTGAGTGTCGTTGTAGGTTTTGAAATAGTCCACATCGAGAAACACCAGGGAAAATTGATGTCCGCCGCGGTGGGAACGGGCCACTTCCACCGCCAGCCGCTCCTGGAAGTAACGGTGATTGTACAAGCCCGTGAGACCGTCCCGGATGGCCAGTTCCCGGAGCACCTGGTTGACGGCTTCCAGCTCCTGGTTGTAGCGCTTGAGTTTTTCCACCAGCACCCGGTTTTCCACCACCAGGCGCACTTTGTCCGCCGCCCGCGCCACCACGGCGGAGATGAGATTGAGATCTTCGAAGGGCTTGATGAGGTAGTCATAAGCACCGGCCCGCAGGGCCGTGACCGCGGAATCCAAAGAAGCGTGGCTGGTGATGATGATCACCTGGGTTTCCTCCTGCATGGCCTTGATGCGCTCAAGCAGGGTGATGCCGTCCATGCCCGGCATGCGGATGTCGGAAATCACCACCGGATAAGGATCGGCCCCGAAGGCGGCCAGGGCCTCTTCGGCGGTGGCAGCCGTGGTGACGGGGTAGCCGTCGTCGGTGAGCACTTCGGACAGCACCTCGCGCAGGCTTTCCTCATCGTCCACCACCAAGATTCGCATGCGTTCTTTCATTCCCCTGTGGTCTCCACGGCCGCAGCCTGGCCCGTCCTGGACCCATTGTAGTGATATGGTCGTCCGCAACCGGTATGGCTTTAATCCTGGCGCTGCCCCGCGGGCCTCAGGCCCGGGGCAGGATCAGCGTGAAGGTGGCGCCCTGGCCGGGCCGGCTGGTCACTTTGATATCCCCCTCGTGATCGCGCACGATGCCGTAACTCACCGACAGCCCCAGGCCAGTGCCCTGACCCACCTGTTTGGTGGTGAAGAAAGGCTCGAAAATCTGGGCCTGGATATCCTCGGGCATACCCGGCCCGTCGTCCTGCACGGTGATGACGATGCGGTCATCGCCCAGCGGGGCAGTGCTGACCGTGACCGTGCCCGGCTCACCGTCCATGGCCTGCTGGGCGTTGATCATGAGGTTCATCAGGACCTGCTGAATCTGATTGCCGTCGGCCATGATGGGCGGCAGTTTCTCCGCCAGGTGTTGTTCCAGCCTGACACGGTTGAGGCCCAGCTGATGGGCGACGATGTCGCAGGCCGCCTCCACCACGGCGTTAACGTCGATGCGTGCCTTGACCGCTTTCTCCCGCCGGGCGAATTTCATCAGGTTTTCAATGATGACCTTGCAGCGCTTGGTTTCTTTCTCAATCAGGGCCAGATGGCGCTTGGCCGGGCTGTCCTCATCTATTTTGCGCAAGGCCAGTTGGGCGTAGCCGAGAATGCCTGCCAGGGGGTTTTTCACTTCATGGGCAATGCCGGCGCTAAGCTGGCCAAAGGCGGACATTTTTTCCGACTGGATCAAAGCGGCCTGCGCCTTTTTCAGGGCGGCCTCACGCGCCTGCAACTCCGAGGTCATGCGATTGAAGGAGCGGGCCAGGGCACCCATTTCATCGTTGCTCCGCACCTCCACCTGCACGTCAAACCTGCCCTGCCCGACTTCCTGGGCGGCACGGGCCAGCGTGACCACGGGGCGGGTGATCTGGCGCGCCCACAGCAGGCTTAACAAGGCGGCAAGCAACAACAGGCCGACGGCCACCCCGGCCAGGTCGTCCAGCAACTCGCGCGCCGTGAGATAGGCCGTACTCTTGGGGATTTGCACCCCCAGCATCAGCCCCGCCGTGGCCACTTTGGCGAAGGCCCCAATCATCTCCGTGCCGGCACT encodes:
- a CDS encoding DUF11 domain-containing protein, coding for MARRARGTTLNSAGLALLVTAWSALALAAGSASNEATDPGGGALTLQASGALTVTAIPPAVSAASAAIAPLAVAAAASTAFTYDVLPTLGAGDSGIDRLTLTAPAGYSALSVTGVQVGGAALAANCPSPGAGEYCATVAGQTLTVALGSKVTTDATALQLAFTAIPPATLASAAFSGTVADSATSYPAQAVAAGSADGLTVAVLPSVAFAAASSAGDEGLTPAQIAVTLTPASSQSVTVDYALDAAGTATGGGEDYTLAAGTLSFAPGETSASIALAVVDDAALEGDETVVLVLSNPGNAVLGATGQHVYTIQDNDNPNAVTALSAEIDPTEVVAGQGAQPFAMDLLPQIGPADSGFDRITLTAPAGYGALAATALRAAGTPLAANCPSPGAGEYCATASGAELNLVLGSRHTASANVHLAFTAATPATAGSGDFAVTVDDAATPVAAQAASAGDADGDTLDANSLTVAVVYAVDPDASLVVAEPDIVVVDGKAAATLGATLIDTQGGRVAGKTVRFSSDRGTLDTLTQPAAATDSNGEAAGAIRSTTPGVVSVSAEDVTDGIVLTARATVYFTQGQVLKISKTANKNEVTVGEVVTYRVDIKNTTGEDVVQVRLLDRLPPNFKYLAGSARLNGAPLADPEGVQRRSFAIGTVPALVDTNGNGEADPGEAGYVSLTYQLVVGAGATPRDYLNQAVAVDVCEGCEISNSADAKVTVALDPLFDLGTILGKVYLDRNRNRRQDPGEPGVAGAMVVLDEGTYVLTDEHGRYHFPAVRPGQRLLKINARALAPGAEITSGETVVVSVTPGLLAKANFGVIYEHDELRAGGRPARYGLAAEAAGTEKPVSVFGSTETYTLLVNGFAVDLPAGAIRMQSESLDPVVHIDSDGLKAPVRFATRWHGSGVEVARWRLNIYSPDEVLIRALAGEGVPPPVIQWDGRDRRGGLVIGGWVYQYQLVLELADGSRVYSARRLLGVNRSSAIALNLTGDAFDFGSARLSEGAKAALRQTAELMQRYPREQVVVEGHADRLGGRQANLRISEQRARMAAAYLTEVLGVPRARVIVRWFGPDRPVASNSTEEGRALNRRVEIRGSVGKVDRAQLLDHYRTGPAVQLDGAAVAVERSGLFNAELPPGKKRLHLAMTGVQGRGVETTLPVPALELDLRPVHLPLGARDNEFGYFALNSAALAAAAPDQVVMGYRLHGRTDPGNGVYLDDVPVAVADDGRFSLDLKLRRGGNLFTLMVRGAHGYTRFIDLRVVVRERDDEGGLLLMTTPRPLLEVKLPPEGVPLTTPLLVLSGATDPGGKVDINGQPVAVQGDGRFTHTVSLQKGRNHLMIEAVDGDGYRSRIEREVEVKDTQLFLLAFADGKFGQLKGKGYLAGAGMERASEFYAEGRLAYYLKGVIAGKYLITSALDTGSGEPGRLFQDLDSTGQDRLLTNLDPDKLYPVYGDASTLVYDTESQGKFYLAVESEEINALVGNFALSLADTELAAYRRTVYGARLHYRSLARAADGRADTEVLVFGAEARQAPVRDELRATGGSLYYLSHRDVIEGSEQISIVVRDKNTGLPRSRRSLRRNEDYEIKYAEGRLLFSGPVASVETDDQLVDEDLLGGNPVYIEVDYETRVDFFEKSAYGARARKALGEHVTLGATAVQDELAAGEYQLQGVDGELRLGPGTRVTAEVAQSRGTAGEVFVSEDGGLSFTQRPAAAEDSGRAWKLGLEADAGRWFGQPGRLRLGGYIKRLEEGFSASGSSPEAATEKSGVHARLKMTGTDTLRARHDRSERLAATESGSETSSTVQWEHRGGRWRATGEVQSRSSTSGPGRTTAAAGLERQFSERLSASLEHQATLNGPDNDQSTVGARYRLSERWRLGAKATRGSRGAGGELGVAFDADGSRFYLTERLLQDRQGRDSLTTIAGGATPINRRGKVYSEYQWEQAADGDRSTSLLGADQSWRLAEGLRFQLGAELGSRGGPAGDSKHYSLAGRLSYAAPRGLKARSHNELRREWGAQSHKQFLTSNHLEIKLNPDYTVLVKLRYSLTRDLRSGATAAEFNEHSIGLAYRPVAHDRFNALARYTRLSDQRPQNLEGVEAQTVRMDVASLEWSWQLTPRLEWVDKLAGRIREEASAAYPAITTTTWLSLNRLNVEIRPRIDLGLEYRLLRQQEAKDQRQGWLTEVAWKAMDHLRLGGGYNFTDFSDNEFSDNEYSVQGWFIRLQGTY
- a CDS encoding diguanylate cyclase, producing MRILVVDDEESLREVLSEVLTDDGYPVTTAATAEEALAAFGADPYPVVISDIRMPGMDGITLLERIKAMQEETQVIIITSHASLDSAVTALRAGAYDYLIKPFEDLNLISAVVARAADKVRLVVENRVLVEKLKRYNQELEAVNQVLRELAIRDGLTGLYNHRYFQERLAVEVARSHRGGHQFSLVFLDVDYFKTYNDTHGHPTGDELLRGVSEMLQRWLRKSDLAARYGGEEFVILLPETDKAGARELAERIRREIAEHPFAGRESQPSGRVTVSMGVASYPEDGRDAREILKRADEVLYQAKHGGRDRVCA
- the bamE gene encoding outer membrane protein assembly factor BamE gives rise to the protein MAAIFRQRGEGVMNKSITGALTGLWLLAAPLCGLAAGEDAPSLAQQVQVLSARVQALEARLQRLEEKGGAAAVPPPATSRAPGPWERLTIGMSPKKVRRLLGEPVAQSKGAVEHWYYSDARLAGPYVTFTFGLVQSWQAPPDGATNHY
- a CDS encoding HAMP domain-containing protein translates to MSAAPRAAQARVRLPLRLKIVLITLLLIAGVVGAITFTMANLFHSDKKAYIHDLTAIMALNAAEEANALLQGYQERVQVFGRLMYDPALPKREKAALLNGLFEDFGEFVAITLYENGVEQATIYDQRALADVAVAPAALDAVRLRLYPLEAGAATGVFNAGLGEALPALLLTSPVILPNVAAPVSVAAFIRLDALQRIAGRSGVFRIFLLDSAGKVLIDRDPAHVLQLKSPDWLPAKLQARLRGQRWGQTATSTLEFRSAGTEMIGAFAKVATAGLMLGVQIPKSTAYLTARELLDDLAGVAVGLLLLAALLSLLWARQITRPVVTLARAAQEVGQGRFDVQVEVRSNDEMGALARSFNRMTSELQAREAALKKAQAALIQSEKMSAFGQLSAGIAHEVKNPLAGILGYAQLALRKIDEDSPAKRHLALIEKETKRCKVIIENLMKFARREKAVKARIDVNAVVEAACDIVAHQLGLNRVRLEQHLAEKLPPIMADGNQIQQVLMNLMINAQQAMDGEPGTVTVSTAPLGDDRIVITVQDDGPGMPEDIQAQIFEPFFTTKQVGQGTGLGLSVSYGIVRDHEGDIKVTSRPGQGATFTLILPRA